A single window of Helicobacter pylori DNA harbors:
- a CDS encoding 3-methyladenine DNA glycosylase, with translation MLDSFEILKALKSLDLLKNAPAWWWPNALKFEALLGAVLTQNTKFEAVLKSLENLKNAFILENDDEINLKKIAYMEFSKLAECVRPSGFYNQKAKRLIDLSKNILKDFQSFENFKQEVTREWLLDQKGIGKESADAILCYACAKEVMVVDKYSYLFLKKLGIEIEDYDELQHFFEKGVQENLNSALALYENTIPLAQLYARFHGKIVEFSKQKLELKL, from the coding sequence GTGTTGGATAGTTTTGAGATTTTAAAGGCTTTAAAGAGCTTGGATTTATTGAAAAACGCCCCTGCTTGGTGGTGGCCTAACGCTTTGAAATTTGAAGCTCTATTAGGGGCGGTTTTAACGCAAAATACTAAATTTGAAGCCGTTTTGAAATCTTTAGAAAATTTAAAAAACGCTTTCATTTTAGAAAATGATGATGAGATCAATCTTAAAAAAATCGCTTATATGGAGTTTTCAAAGCTTGCAGAGTGTGTCCGCCCTAGCGGGTTTTATAACCAAAAAGCCAAACGACTGATTGATTTGAGCAAGAATATTTTAAAAGACTTTCAAAGTTTTGAAAATTTTAAACAAGAAGTAACCAGAGAGTGGCTTTTAGATCAAAAGGGCATTGGCAAAGAAAGCGCGGATGCGATTTTATGCTATGCGTGCGCCAAAGAAGTGATGGTGGTGGATAAATACAGCTATCTTTTTTTAAAAAAATTAGGCATAGAGATAGAAGATTATGACGAATTGCAACATTTTTTTGAAAAAGGCGTTCAAGAGAACTTAAATTCTGCCTTAGCGCTTTATGAAAACACCATTCCTTTAGCGCAACTTTATGCGAGATTCCATGGAAAGATTGTGGAATTTTCCAAACAAAAATTGGAATTAAAACTTTGA
- the hemE gene encoding uroporphyrinogen decarboxylase, with translation MIFIDACFRKETPYTPIWMMRQAGRYLSEYQESRKKAGSFLELCQNSDLATEVTLQPVEILGVDAAILFSDILVVPLEMGLNLEFIPKKGPHFLETITDLKSVESLKVGAYKQLNYVYDTISQTRQKLSKEKALIGFCGSPWTLATYMIEGEGSKSYAKSKKMLYSEPEVLKALLEKLSLELIEYLSLQIQAGVNAVMIFDSWASALEKEAYLKFSWDYLKNISKELKKRYAHIPVILFPKGIGAYLDSIDGEFDVFGVDWGTPLEVAKKILGDKYVLQGNLEPTRLYDKNALEEGVERILKVMGNQGHIFNLGHGMLPDLPRENAKYLVQLVHAKTRR, from the coding sequence ATGATTTTCATTGACGCATGTTTTAGAAAGGAAACGCCTTACACGCCCATTTGGATGATGAGGCAAGCGGGGCGTTACCTTAGCGAATACCAAGAGAGTCGTAAAAAAGCGGGGAGTTTCTTGGAATTGTGTCAAAATAGCGATCTAGCCACAGAAGTTACCTTACAGCCGGTAGAGATTTTGGGCGTGGATGCGGCTATTTTATTTAGCGATATTTTAGTAGTGCCTTTGGAAATGGGCTTGAATTTGGAGTTTATCCCCAAAAAGGGGCCGCATTTTTTAGAGACGATTACGGATTTAAAAAGCGTGGAAAGCCTAAAAGTAGGGGCTTATAAACAACTGAATTATGTCTATGATACGATTTCTCAAACGCGCCAAAAGCTTTCTAAAGAGAAAGCGTTAATCGGTTTTTGCGGATCGCCTTGGACTTTAGCGACTTACATGATAGAAGGCGAGGGGAGTAAATCGTATGCCAAAAGCAAGAAAATGCTTTATAGCGAGCCTGAAGTTTTAAAAGCGCTTTTAGAAAAATTGAGCCTTGAATTGATAGAGTATTTGAGTCTTCAAATCCAAGCAGGGGTCAATGCGGTGATGATCTTTGACTCATGGGCTAGCGCTTTAGAAAAAGAAGCGTATTTGAAATTCAGTTGGGATTATTTGAAAAATATTTCTAAAGAGCTTAAAAAACGCTATGCGCATATCCCGGTTATCCTTTTCCCTAAAGGGATTGGCGCTTATTTGGATAGCATAGACGGGGAATTTGATGTGTTTGGCGTGGATTGGGGCACGCCTTTAGAGGTGGCAAAAAAGATTTTAGGCGATAAATATGTTTTGCAAGGGAATTTAGAACCCACCCGCCTTTATGATAAAAACGCTTTAGAAGAAGGGGTTGAAAGGATTCTAAAAGTCATGGGCAATCAAGGGCATATTTTTAATTTAGGGCATGGGATGTTACCGGATTTACCCAGAGAAAACGCAAAATATTTAGTGCAATTAGTGCATGCTAAAACCAGGCGATAG
- a CDS encoding flagellin A, with the protein MAFQVNTNINAMNAHVQSALTQNALKTSLERLSSGLRINKAADDASGMTVADSLRSQASSLGQAIANTNDGMGIIQVADKAMDEQLKILDTVKVKATQAAQDGQTTESRKAIQSDIVRLIQGLDNIGNTTTYNGQALLSGQFTNKEFQVGAYSNQSIKASIGSTTSDKIGQVRIATGALITASGDISLTFKQVDGVNDVTLESVKVSSSAGTGIGVLAEVINKNSNRTGVKAYASVITTSDVAVQSGSLSNLTLNGIHLGNIADIKKNDSDGRLVAAINAVTSETGVEAYTDQKGRLNLRSIDGRGIEIKTDSVSNGPSALTMVNGGQDLTKGSTNYGRLSLTRLDAKSINVVSASDSQHLGFTAIGFGESQVAETTVNLRDVTGNFNANVKSASGANYNAVIASGNQSLGSGVTTLRGAMVVIDIAESAMKMLDKVRSDLGSVQNQMISTVNNISITQVNVKAAESQIRDVDFAEESANFNKNNILAQSGSYAMSQANTVQQNILRLLT; encoded by the coding sequence ATGGCTTTTCAGGTCAATACAAATATCAATGCGATGAATGCGCATGTGCAATCCGCACTCACTCAAAATGCGCTTAAAACTTCATTGGAGCGATTGAGTTCAGGTTTAAGGATTAATAAAGCGGCTGATGATGCATCAGGCATGACGGTGGCGGATTCTTTGCGTTCACAAGCGAGCAGTTTGGGTCAAGCGATTGCCAACACGAATGACGGCATGGGGATTATCCAGGTTGCGGATAAGGCTATGGATGAGCAGTTGAAAATCTTAGACACTGTTAAGGTTAAAGCGACTCAAGCGGCTCAAGATGGGCAAACTACGGAATCTCGTAAAGCGATTCAATCTGACATCGTTCGTTTGATTCAAGGTTTAGACAATATCGGTAACACGACTACTTATAACGGGCAAGCGTTATTGTCTGGTCAATTCACCAACAAAGAATTCCAAGTAGGGGCTTATTCTAACCAAAGCATTAAGGCTTCTATCGGCTCTACCACTTCCGATAAAATCGGTCAGGTTCGTATCGCTACAGGCGCGTTAATCACGGCTTCTGGGGATATTAGCTTGACTTTTAAACAAGTGGATGGCGTGAATGATGTAACTTTAGAGAGCGTGAAAGTCTCTAGTTCAGCAGGCACAGGGATTGGCGTGTTAGCAGAAGTGATCAATAAAAACTCTAACCGAACAGGGGTTAAAGCCTATGCGAGCGTTATCACAACGAGCGATGTGGCGGTTCAGTCAGGAAGTTTGAGTAATTTAACCTTAAATGGGATCCATTTGGGGAATATCGCAGATATTAAGAAAAATGACTCAGACGGAAGGTTAGTCGCAGCGATCAATGCGGTTACTTCAGAAACCGGCGTGGAAGCTTATACGGATCAAAAAGGGCGCTTGAATTTGCGCAGTATAGATGGTCGTGGGATTGAAATCAAAACCGATAGCGTCAGTAATGGGCCTAGCGCTTTAACGATGGTCAATGGCGGTCAGGATTTAACAAAAGGTTCTACTAACTATGGGAGGCTTTCTCTCACACGCTTAGACGCTAAGAGCATCAATGTCGTTTCGGCTTCTGACTCACAGCATTTAGGTTTCACAGCGATTGGTTTTGGGGAATCTCAAGTGGCAGAAACCACGGTGAATTTGCGCGATGTTACCGGGAATTTTAACGCTAATGTCAAATCAGCCAGTGGCGCGAACTATAACGCCGTCATCGCTAGTGGTAATCAAAGCTTGGGATCTGGGGTTACAACCTTAAGAGGTGCGATGGTGGTGATTGATATTGCGGAATCGGCGATGAAAATGTTGGATAAAGTCCGCTCTGATTTAGGTTCTGTGCAAAATCAAATGATTAGCACCGTGAATAACATCAGCATTACTCAAGTGAATGTTAAGGCGGCTGAATCTCAAATCAGGGATGTGGATTTTGCTGAAGAGAGCGCGAATTTCAACAAAAACAACATTTTGGCGCAATCAGGTAGCTATGCGATGAGTCAAGCCAACACCGTTCAACAAAATATCTTGAGGCTTTTAACTTAG
- the hefC gene encoding efflux RND transporter permease subunit HefC, protein MYKTAINRPITTLMFALAIVFFGVMGFKKLSVALFPKIDLPTVVVTTTYPGASAEIIESKVTDKIEEAVMGIDGIKKVTSTSSKNVSIVVIEFELEKPNEEALNDVVNKISSVRFDDSNIKKPSINKFDTDSQAIISLFVSSSSVPATTLNDYAKNTIKPMLQKINGVGGVQLNGFRERQIRIYADPTLMNKYNLTYADLFSTLKAENVEIDGGRIVNSQRELSILINANSYSVADVEKIQVGNHVRLGDIAKIEIGLEEDNTFASFKDKPGVILEIQKIAGANEIEIVDRVYEALKHIQAISPNYEIRPFLDTTSYIRTSIEDVKFDLILGAILAVLVVFAFLRNGTITLVSAISIPISIMGTFALIQWMGFSLNMLTMVALTLAIGIIIDDAIVVIENIHKKLEMGMNKRKASYEGVREIGFALVAISAMLLSVFVPIGNMKGIIGRFFQSFGITVALAIALSYVVVVTIIPMVSSVVVNPRHSRFYVWSEPFFKALESRYTRLLQWVLNHKLIIFIAVVLVFVGSLFVASKLGMDFMLKEDRGRFLVWLKAKPGVSIDYMTQKSKIFQKAIEKHAEVEFTTLQVGYGTTQNPFKAKIFVQLKPLKERKKEHQLGQFELMSVLRKELRSLPEAKGLDTINLSEVALIGGGGDSSPFQTFVFSHSQEAVDKSVENLRKFLLESPELKGKVESYHTSTSESQPQLQLKILRQNANKYGVSAQTIGSVVSSAFSGTSQASVFKEDGKEYDMIIRVPDDKRVSVEDIKRLQVRNKYDKLMFLDALVEITETKSPSSISRYNRQRSVTVLAEPNRNAGVSLGEILTQVSKNTKEWLVEGANYRFTGEADNAKESNGEFLVALATAFVLIYMILAALYESILEPFIIMVTMPLSFSGAFFALGLVHQPLSMFSMIGLILLIGMVGKNATLLIDVANEERKKGLNIQEAILFAGKTRLRPILMTTIAMVCGMLPLALASGDGAAMKSPIGIAMSGGLMISMVLSLLIVPVFYRLLAPIDDKIKRFYQNQKTLE, encoded by the coding sequence ATGTATAAAACAGCGATTAATCGTCCTATTACGACCTTGATGTTTGCTTTGGCGATTGTCTTTTTTGGGGTGATGGGGTTTAAAAAACTGAGCGTGGCGCTTTTCCCTAAAATTGATTTGCCTACGGTGGTGGTTACTACGACTTATCCTGGAGCTAGCGCTGAAATCATAGAGAGTAAGGTAACCGACAAGATTGAAGAAGCGGTGATGGGGATTGATGGGATCAAAAAGGTTACTTCCACGAGTTCTAAAAATGTGAGTATCGTCGTCATTGAATTTGAATTAGAAAAACCTAATGAAGAAGCCTTAAACGATGTGGTTAATAAAATTTCTTCGGTGCGTTTTGATGATTCTAACATTAAAAAACCCTCTATTAATAAATTTGATACCGACAGCCAAGCCATTATTTCGTTGTTTGTGAGCAGTTCAAGCGTGCCTGCTACAACCCTTAATGATTACGCTAAAAACACCATTAAACCCATGCTCCAAAAAATCAATGGGGTAGGGGGCGTGCAACTCAACGGCTTTAGGGAACGCCAGATTAGGATTTATGCAGATCCCACTTTAATGAATAAATACAACCTGACTTATGCGGATCTTTTCAGCACGCTTAAAGCGGAGAATGTGGAAATTGATGGGGGGCGTATTGTCAATAGCCAAAGGGAATTGTCTATTTTAATCAATGCGAATAGTTACAGTGTTGCAGATGTGGAAAAGATCCAAGTGGGTAATCATGTGCGTCTTGGCGATATTGCAAAGATTGAAATCGGTTTGGAAGAAGACAACACTTTTGCGAGCTTTAAAGACAAACCCGGTGTGATTTTGGAAATCCAAAAGATTGCCGGAGCGAATGAAATTGAAATCGTAGATAGGGTGTATGAAGCTTTAAAACACATTCAAGCCATTAGCCCTAACTATGAAATCAGACCCTTTTTAGACACCACGAGCTATATCCGCACCTCTATTGAAGACGTGAAATTTGACCTAATCTTAGGGGCGATTTTAGCGGTTTTAGTGGTGTTTGCGTTCTTGCGTAACGGCACGATCACCCTTGTTTCAGCGATCTCTATCCCTATTTCTATCATGGGGACTTTTGCGCTCATTCAATGGATGGGCTTTTCATTAAACATGCTCACCATGGTGGCTTTAACGCTAGCGATAGGGATTATCATTGATGATGCGATCGTGGTGATTGAAAACATCCATAAAAAGCTAGAAATGGGCATGAACAAACGCAAAGCTAGCTATGAGGGGGTGAGGGAAATTGGCTTTGCTCTAGTGGCGATTTCAGCGATGCTGCTCTCTGTGTTTGTGCCTATAGGGAACATGAAAGGCATTATCGGGCGCTTTTTCCAAAGCTTTGGGATCACGGTGGCTTTAGCGATCGCTCTCTCGTATGTGGTGGTCGTTACAATTATCCCCATGGTAAGCTCAGTGGTGGTCAATCCCAGGCATTCTCGTTTTTATGTGTGGAGTGAGCCTTTTTTTAAGGCTTTAGAGTCTCGTTATACCAGATTGCTCCAATGGGTATTAAACCACAAGCTCATTATCTTTATAGCGGTGGTTTTGGTGTTTGTGGGTTCGCTTTTTGTGGCTTCTAAGCTCGGTATGGATTTCATGCTGAAAGAAGATAGGGGGAGGTTTTTGGTGTGGCTTAAGGCTAAACCGGGTGTGAGCATAGATTACATGACACAAAAGAGTAAGATCTTTCAAAAAGCGATTGAAAAACATGCTGAAGTGGAATTCACCACCTTGCAAGTGGGTTATGGCACCACACAAAACCCTTTTAAGGCTAAGATTTTTGTGCAACTCAAGCCTTTAAAAGAGCGTAAAAAAGAGCACCAATTGGGGCAATTTGAGTTGATGAGCGTTTTAAGGAAAGAGTTGAGAAGCTTGCCTGAAGCTAAAGGTTTAGATACTATTAATCTTTCTGAAGTTGCTCTTATAGGGGGCGGTGGGGATAGTTCGCCCTTTCAAACCTTTGTGTTCTCCCATTCTCAAGAAGCGGTGGATAAAAGCGTGGAGAATTTGAGAAAATTCTTATTAGAAAGCCCTGAATTAAAAGGCAAGGTTGAAAGCTACCATACAAGCACGAGCGAATCGCAACCGCAACTGCAACTCAAAATCTTAAGACAAAACGCTAACAAATACGGCGTGAGCGCTCAAACCATTGGCTCGGTGGTGAGTTCTGCTTTCTCTGGGACTTCTCAAGCGAGCGTGTTCAAAGAAGATGGCAAAGAATACGACATGATCATTAGAGTACCTGATGACAAGCGCGTTTCTGTAGAAGACATCAAACGCTTGCAAGTGCGTAACAAATACGATAAATTGATGTTTTTAGACGCTTTAGTGGAAATCACAGAAACTAAAAGCCCGTCTAGCATTTCTCGCTATAACCGCCAACGCAGCGTTACGGTGCTTGCTGAGCCTAATAGGAATGCGGGCGTTTCTTTGGGCGAGATTTTAACGCAAGTGAGTAAAAACACTAAAGAATGGCTGGTTGAAGGGGCGAATTACAGATTTACCGGAGAAGCGGATAACGCCAAAGAGAGCAACGGGGAGTTTTTAGTCGCTTTAGCGACAGCGTTTGTGCTGATTTATATGATTTTAGCGGCGTTGTATGAGTCCATTTTAGAGCCTTTTATCATCATGGTTACCATGCCTTTAAGCTTTTCAGGGGCGTTTTTTGCTCTAGGTTTAGTGCATCAGCCTTTGAGCATGTTCTCTATGATAGGATTGATTTTGCTCATTGGTATGGTGGGTAAAAACGCCACGCTTTTAATTGATGTGGCGAATGAAGAGCGTAAAAAAGGTTTGAATATCCAAGAAGCTATTTTATTTGCCGGCAAAACCCGTCTGAGACCGATTTTAATGACGACCATTGCGATGGTTTGCGGCATGCTGCCTTTAGCGTTAGCGAGTGGGGATGGAGCGGCGATGAAATCCCCTATAGGGATTGCGATGAGTGGAGGCTTGATGATTTCTATGGTGTTAAGCTTACTCATTGTGCCGGTGTTTTATCGCCTTCTCGCTCCCATAGACGACAAAATCAAGCGGTTTTATCAAAACCAAAAAACTTTAGAATGA
- a CDS encoding ABC transporter ATP-binding protein yields MISNISIHPKTMFKNALNIQDFSFKSHTSTAIIGTNGAGKSTLINTILGIRSDYHFKAQNNNIPYHDNVIPQRKQLGVVSNLFNYPPGLNANDLFKFYQFFHKNCTPNLFEKNLLNKTYEHLSDGQKQRLKIDLALSHHPQLIIMDEPETSLEQNALIRLSNLISLCNTQQLTSIIATHDPIVLDSFEWVLLLKNGNIAQYKPLNSILKSVAKTFNFKEKPTTKDLLALLKDI; encoded by the coding sequence ATGATTTCTAACATCAGCATACACCCAAAAACCATGTTTAAAAACGCTTTAAATATACAAGATTTTTCATTTAAAAGTCATACTAGTACAGCCATTATTGGCACAAATGGTGCTGGAAAATCAACGCTTATCAACACTATTCTAGGCATTAGATCAGACTATCATTTTAAAGCACAAAACAATAATATTCCATACCACGACAATGTTATACCACAACGCAAGCAATTGGGAGTTGTCTCTAACCTATTCAACTACCCACCTGGATTAAACGCAAACGACCTTTTTAAATTCTATCAATTTTTTCACAAAAACTGCACTCCAAATCTATTTGAAAAAAATCTTTTGAATAAAACCTACGAACACCTAAGCGATGGACAAAAACAGCGCTTAAAGATTGACTTAGCTCTTAGCCACCACCCCCAATTAATTATTATGGATGAACCAGAAACTAGTTTAGAGCAAAACGCTCTTATAAGACTATCAAATCTCATAAGCTTGTGCAACACCCAACAACTTACAAGTATCATCGCCACTCATGATCCTATTGTCTTAGATAGTTTCGAATGGGTATTGCTCCTTAAGAATGGCAACATTGCTCAATACAAACCTTTAAATTCTATATTAAAATCTGTAGCTAAAACTTTTAACTTTAAAGAAAAACCAACCACAAAAGACTTATTAGCATTACTAAAGGATATTTAG
- the hefB gene encoding efflux RND transporter periplasmic adaptor subunit HefB codes for MIRKILIGLFLSFLSLEAGEKVYAIFNVKAVQDSKLTLDSTGIVDSIKVTEGSVVKKGDVLLLLYNQDKQAQSDSTEQQLIFAKKQYQRYSKTGGAVDKNTLESYEFNYRRLESDYAYSIAVLNKTILRAPFDGVVASKNIQVGEGVSANSTVLLRLVSHARKLVIEFDSKYINAVKVGDTYTYSIDGDSNQHEAKITKIYPTVDENTRKVSAEALLSKPMAVGLFGDGFIQTK; via the coding sequence ATGATACGAAAAATTTTAATAGGACTTTTTTTGAGCTTTTTGAGTTTGGAAGCTGGCGAGAAAGTGTATGCGATTTTCAATGTGAAAGCGGTGCAAGACTCCAAACTCACTCTGGATAGCACAGGGATTGTGGATAGCATTAAGGTTACTGAGGGGAGCGTGGTCAAAAAGGGCGATGTTTTGTTGCTTTTGTATAATCAAGACAAGCAGGCTCAAAGCGATTCTACCGAGCAACAACTCATTTTCGCTAAAAAGCAATACCAACGATACAGCAAAACCGGGGGGGCTGTGGATAAAAACACTCTAGAGAGTTATGAGTTCAATTACAGGCGTTTGGAGTCTGATTACGCTTATTCTATTGCGGTATTGAATAAAACCATCTTGAGAGCCCCTTTTGATGGTGTGGTGGCGAGCAAAAACATTCAAGTGGGCGAAGGGGTGAGCGCGAATAGCACGGTGTTATTGAGATTAGTCAGCCATGCTAGGAAATTGGTTATTGAATTTGATTCTAAATATATTAATGCAGTCAAAGTGGGGGACACTTACACTTATTCTATAGACGGGGATTCCAATCAGCATGAAGCTAAAATCACTAAGATTTACCCCACGGTTGATGAAAACACCAGAAAAGTGAGCGCTGAAGCCCTTTTGTCTAAGCCTATGGCAGTGGGGCTTTTTGGCGATGGGTTTATCCAAACGAAATAA
- the hefA gene encoding efflux RND transporter outer membrane subunit HefA produces the protein MKTIIRYVSLWGLCAALTLAQSPSKTPDEIKQILNNYSHKNLKLIDPPTSSLEATPGFLPLSKETATTINQEIAKYHEKSDKAALGLYELLKGATTNLSLQAQELSVKQAMKNHTIAKAMFLPTLNMNYNFKNENRDTPHFKRYNTQQLQAEVKLNVFNGFSDVNNVKEKSATYRSTVANLEYSRQSVYLQVVQQYYEYFNNLARMIALQKKLEQIKTDIKRVTKLYDEGLTTIDDLQSLKAQGNLSEYDILDIQFALEQNRLTLEYLTNLSVKNLKKTTIDAPNLQLRERQDLVSLREQISALKYQNKQLNYYPTVDVYDSWLYWIQKPAYALGGFGNFFPGQQNTAGVTASMKFFDDIGLSLQKQSIMLGRLANEKNLAYKKLEQEKDEQLYRWSLDIARAKIESSKASLDAANLSFANIKRKYDANLVDFTTYLRGLTTRFDAEVAYNLALNNYEVQKANYIFNSGHKIDDYVH, from the coding sequence ATGAAAACTATTATAAGGTATGTTAGTTTATGGGGCTTGTGTGCAGCTTTAACTCTAGCGCAAAGCCCCTCTAAAACCCCAGATGAAATCAAGCAAATCCTTAACAATTACAGCCATAAGAATTTAAAGCTCATTGATCCGCCGACAAGTTCTTTAGAAGCAACACCGGGTTTTTTGCCCTTATCTAAAGAAACAGCGACCACTATCAATCAAGAGATTGCTAAATACCATGAAAAAAGCGATAAAGCCGCTTTGGGGCTTTATGAATTGCTAAAGGGGGCTACCACTAATCTCAGTTTGCAAGCGCAAGAACTCAGTGTCAAGCAAGCGATGAAAAACCATACCATCGCAAAAGCGATGTTTTTGCCCACTCTTAATATGAACTATAACTTTAAAAATGAAAATAGGGATACTCCGCATTTTAAACGCTACAACACGCAACAACTCCAGGCTGAAGTCAAATTGAATGTGTTTAATGGTTTTAGCGATGTGAATAATGTCAAAGAAAAGTCTGCGACTTACCGATCCACTGTGGCTAATTTAGAGTATAGCCGCCAGAGCGTGTATTTGCAAGTGGTGCAACAATATTATGAGTATTTTAACAATCTCGCTCGCATGATCGCTTTACAAAAGAAATTAGAGCAAATCAAAACAGACATTAAAAGGGTTACCAAACTCTATGACGAAGGGCTAACCACGATTGATGATTTGCAAAGCTTAAAAGCGCAAGGGAATTTGAGCGAATACGATATTTTGGACATACAATTTGCTTTGGAGCAAAACCGCTTGACTTTAGAATACCTCACTAACCTCAGTGTGAAAAATTTAAAAAAGACTACGATTGATGCGCCTAATTTGCAATTGAGAGAAAGGCAAGATTTAGTCTCTTTAAGGGAGCAAATTTCTGCGCTCAAATACCAAAACAAACAGCTCAACTATTACCCTACGGTGGATGTTTATGACTCATGGCTTTATTGGATCCAAAAACCCGCTTACGCTTTGGGGGGTTTTGGGAACTTCTTCCCCGGTCAGCAAAATACGGCTGGGGTTACTGCGAGCATGAAATTTTTTGATGATATAGGGTTGAGCTTGCAAAAACAATCCATCATGCTAGGCCGATTAGCGAATGAAAAGAATTTAGCGTATAAAAAATTAGAGCAAGAAAAAGACGAACAGCTTTACAGGTGGTCGCTTGATATTGCTAGAGCCAAGATTGAATCTTCAAAGGCCAGTTTGGATGCGGCTAACCTTTCTTTTGCCAATATTAAAAGGAAATACGACGCTAATTTAGTGGATTTCACCACCTATTTAAGGGGCTTAACCACGCGCTTTGATGCGGAAGTGGCTTACAATTTAGCGCTCAACAATTATGAAGTGCAAAAAGCCAATTACATTTTCAACAGCGGGCATAAAATAGACGACTATGTGCATTAA